In one Nicotiana sylvestris chromosome 8, ASM39365v2, whole genome shotgun sequence genomic region, the following are encoded:
- the LOC104230024 gene encoding multiprotein-bridging factor 1b codes for MSGIAQDWEPVVIRKKAPTAAARKDEKAVNAARRSGAEIETVKKSNAGSNKAASSSTSLNTRKLDEDTENLSHEKVPTELKKAIMQARQDKKLTQAQLAQLINEKPQIIQEYESGKAIPNQQIISKLERALGAKLRGKK; via the exons atGAGCGGAATAGCACAAGATTGGGAACCCGTCGTAATTCGGAAGAAAGCGCCTACCGCCGCCGCTCGCAAGGACGAGAAAGCCGTCAACGCCGCCCGTCGCTCCGGCGCGGAGATCGAAACTGTCAAAAAAT CTAATGCGGGCTCAAACAAGGCTGCCTCAAGTAGTACATCTTTGAACACCAGGAAGCTTGATGAAGACACTGAGAATTTGTCTC ATGAAAAGGTACCAACTGAACTCAAGAAAGCCATCATGCAAGCACGACAGGACAAGAAACTGACTCAGGCTCAACTTGCTCAA TTGATAAATGAGAAGCCACAGATCATCCAAGAATACGAGTCAGGAAAGGCAATTCCAAACCAGCAGATCATCTCTAAACTGGAGAGAGCCCTTGGTGCGAAACTTCGAGGAAAGAAATAA